A DNA window from Bacteroides cellulosilyticus contains the following coding sequences:
- a CDS encoding CYTH domain-containing protein, producing MSQEIERKFLVTGEYKSRAYEQSRIVQGYISSARGRTVRVRIRNGKGYLTIKGASDASGLSRYEWEKEIPLNEAEELMKLCEPGVIDKTRYLVRSGRHTFEVDEFYGENEGLVVAEVELASEDEAFEKPDFIGQEVTGDVRYYNSQLMKHPYTAW from the coding sequence ATGTCGCAAGAAATAGAACGGAAATTCCTCGTGACGGGGGAGTACAAATCGAGGGCGTATGAACAAAGCCGTATTGTACAAGGTTATATCAGTAGTGCAAGAGGCCGGACCGTGCGGGTGCGCATCCGTAACGGAAAGGGATATCTTACGATAAAAGGTGCTTCCGATGCCTCGGGACTCAGCCGATATGAGTGGGAAAAAGAGATTCCATTGAATGAAGCAGAGGAACTGATGAAACTTTGTGAACCGGGTGTTATTGATAAAACCCGTTATCTGGTGCGCAGCGGACGGCATACGTTTGAGGTGGATGAGTTCTACGGTGAAAATGAAGGTTTGGTAGTTGCTGAAGTGGAATTGGCTTCGGAAGATGAGGCTTTCGAAAAGCCGGACTTCATAGGGCAGGAAGTAACAGGCGACGTCCGTTACTATAACTCGCAACTGATGAAGCATCCATACACTGCTTGGTAA
- a CDS encoding RHS repeat domain-containing protein yields MYAPGSEPELFLGRGYTGHEHLAVFGLINMNARLYDPALGRFLSPDPYVQNPDFSQNFNHYSYCLNNPLIYVDQNGEWFLIDDLIAAAIGGIFNVIVNAV; encoded by the coding sequence ATCTATGCGCCAGGAAGTGAACCGGAACTCTTTTTAGGCAGAGGATATACCGGACATGAACATCTTGCGGTCTTTGGTTTGATTAATATGAATGCCCGACTATACGATCCGGCATTAGGACGTTTTCTAAGTCCTGACCCGTATGTACAGAACCCGGATTTCAGTCAGAATTTCAATCATTACAGCTATTGTTTAAATAATCCGCTAATATATGTAGACCAAAATGGTGAATGGTTCCTTATAGATGATTTAATCGCTGCTGCTATCGGTGGTATATTCAATGTAATAGTTAATGCCGTATAA
- the prfB gene encoding peptide chain release factor 2 yields the protein MITIEQLKSIKERTEALYRYLDIEGKKIQVEEEQLRTQAPGFWDDQKAAEAQMKKVKGLQQWIAGYNEIKTLSDELQLAFDFYKDELVTEEEIDEAYAKASVAIDELELKNMLRDEADQMDCVLKINSGAGGTESQDWASMLMRMYLRYAETNGYKAVISNLQEGDEAGIKTCTIEISGDYAYGYLKGENGVHRLVRVSPYNAQGKRMTSFASVFVTPLVDDTIEVNINVANISWDTFRSSGAGGQNVNKVESGVRLRYQFKDPYTGEEEEILIENTETRDQPKNRENAMRQLRSILYDKELQHRMAEQAKVEAGKKKIEWGSQIRSYVFDDRRVKDHRTNFQTSDVNGVMDGKIDGFIKAYLMEFAGQEE from the coding sequence ATGATTACCATAGAACAACTGAAAAGCATTAAAGAGCGCACCGAGGCACTCTACCGCTATCTGGACATCGAAGGAAAGAAAATCCAGGTGGAAGAAGAACAGTTGCGCACGCAGGCTCCGGGTTTTTGGGATGACCAGAAGGCGGCTGAGGCACAGATGAAGAAGGTGAAAGGTTTGCAACAGTGGATAGCCGGTTATAATGAAATAAAGACATTATCGGATGAATTGCAACTAGCCTTTGACTTCTACAAGGATGAACTTGTAACCGAGGAAGAGATAGATGAAGCTTATGCCAAAGCCTCCGTTGCCATTGATGAACTTGAACTGAAAAATATGCTTCGTGATGAAGCCGACCAGATGGACTGTGTGTTGAAAATCAACTCCGGTGCAGGTGGCACGGAAAGTCAGGACTGGGCAAGCATGCTGATGCGTATGTATTTGCGCTATGCCGAAACCAATGGCTACAAGGCTGTCATTTCTAACTTGCAGGAAGGGGATGAGGCCGGTATCAAAACCTGTACTATCGAGATTTCAGGTGATTATGCCTATGGCTATCTGAAAGGGGAGAATGGTGTGCATCGTCTGGTGCGTGTATCTCCTTACAATGCGCAGGGCAAGCGTATGACTTCTTTTGCTTCTGTTTTTGTAACTCCGCTGGTTGATGATACCATTGAGGTAAACATCAATGTCGCCAATATCTCCTGGGATACTTTCCGTTCCAGTGGTGCCGGTGGGCAGAATGTGAACAAAGTGGAATCCGGAGTTCGTCTGCGTTATCAGTTCAAAGACCCGTATACGGGCGAGGAAGAGGAAATCCTGATTGAAAATACGGAAACCCGCGACCAACCCAAGAATCGCGAGAATGCAATGCGCCAGTTACGTTCCATTCTGTATGATAAGGAACTTCAGCACCGCATGGCCGAACAAGCCAAGGTGGAAGCCGGAAAGAAGAAAATCGAATGGGGTTCGCAGATACGAAGCTATGTATTTGATGACCGCCGTGTAAAAGACCACCGAACCAACTTCCAGACTTCGGATGTCAACGGAGTGATGGATGGCAAGATAGATGGCTTCATCAAAGCGTATCTGATGGAATTTGCGGGACAAGAGGAATAA